A portion of the Brachionichthys hirsutus isolate HB-005 unplaced genomic scaffold, CSIRO-AGI_Bhir_v1 contig_327, whole genome shotgun sequence genome contains these proteins:
- the LOC137914978 gene encoding translation initiation factor eIF2B subunit delta-like, producing MLPVVKRLPEHVQADNPDVLKKLAKKLERQQTPEHKAATKVQIPLRPEYGHKVSLFSHLHQYSRKAHLTQQIGIPSTVIHPDMVRLGLQYSQGIVTGSNARAIALLHAFKQVIRDYTTPPNEELSRDLINKLKPYISFLNQCRPLSASMGNAIKYMKKEISNIPSQCKEEEAKSKLLTCVERYINEKIILAAKAVAKYSIEKISDGDVILVYGCSSLVNNILCEAFEKGRKFRVIVADSRPRLEGREALRRLVQRGISCTYVLISAVPYILPEVSKVFLGAHGLLANGYVMSRVGTAQIALVAKAFNVPVLVCCETYKFCERVQTDSFVSNELDDPDDLIVTRNGKTQLKRWQEVPSLGLLNLVYDVTPPDFVDLVITDLGMIPCTSVPVVLRVKNVDQ from the exons ACACCAGAACACAAAGCTGCTACAAAGGTCCAG aTCCCTCTCCGGCCAGAGTACGGCCACAAAGTCAGCCTGTTCTCACATCTCCACCAGTATAGTCGCAAAGCGCATCTAACCCAGCAGATCGG CATCCCATCCACAGTGATTCATCCTGATATGGTTCGACTGGGTCTCCAGTATTCACAGGGTATTGTGACTGGATCCAATGCTCGCGCTATTGCCCTGCTGCATGCCTTCAAACAG gtgatcagggactATACTACACCTCCAAACGAGGAGCTCTCAAGGGACTTGATTAATAAGCTGAAACCTTATATCAG ttttttaaatcaatgtcgCCCTCTGTCAGCCAGCATGGGTAATGCAATCAAATACATGAAGAAGGAGATCTCCAACATTCCGAGTCAATGCAAAGAAGAAGAG gCCAAGAGCAAACTGCTGACTTGTGTTGAGCGCTACATTAATGAGAAGATCATTCTTGCTGCTAAAGCCGTGGCCAAGTACTCCATAGAAAAAATCAGCGATGGAGATGTCATTCTAGTTTATGGATG CTCGTCACTCGTCAACAACATCCTTTGTGAGGCCTTTGAGAAAGGCAGGAAGTTTCGTGTGATAGTGGCGGACAGCAGGCCGCGGCTGGAGGGTCGGGAGGCCTTGAGGCGCCTGGTCCAGAGAGGCATCAGCTGCACCTACGTCCTTATCTCAGCCGTCCCTTACATCCTTCCAGAG GTATCGAAGGTGTTCCTTGGGGCTCACGGGCTGCTCGCCAACGGCTATGTGATGTCCCGTGTAGGGACGGCACAGATCGCTCTGGTGGCCAAAGCCTTTAATGTGCCTGTGCTGGTGTGTTGTGAGACTTACAAGTTCTGCGAGAGGGTGCAGACGGATTCCTTCGTATCCAACGAGCTAG atGACCCCGATGACCTGATTGTGACACGGAATGGCAAGACCCAGCTGAAGCGCTGGCAGGAAGTGCCCTCGCTGGGCCTGCTTAACCTGGTATATGATGTGACACCGCCTGATTTTGTGGACCTGGTCATCACAGATCTGGGGATGATCCCGTGCACGTCGGTGCCCGTGGTGCTGCGAGTCAAGAACGTGGATCAGTGA
- the LOC137914985 gene encoding all-trans retinoic acid-induced differentiation factor-like produces the protein MKAVGSQLKHRVLVLIISFCFNTSHQLTEQQVCELCSGTVLNDTAVGRLCSTSAGRIDRRCCLKSDNKSDPERIIGLDLSNCSLTDVKDLSGASTALMIDLSLNPLVNISDAIFQGFVELNYLILPQDLLCLGGNTSWEKVEVKDGNRICKGQINMCNQTGQLSVTCPENSLCGRYGPGFFGCSCADNYHGYKCLREGEFPSLNVFASLGAATVVLTFLLWITQRRKVKPL, from the exons ATGAAAGCTGTGGGCAGCCAGCTCAAACACAGAGTGCTTGTTTTAATCatcagtttttgttttaatacaaGTCATCAACTGACGGAGCAGCAG GTATGTGAGCTTTGCAGCGGTACGGTTCTAAATGACACCGCAGTGGGCCGGCTTTGCTCCACGTCCGCTGGTCGCATCGACAGGCGCTGCTGCTTGAAAAGTGACAACAAAAgcgaccctgaacgcatcatcgG gttgGATCTTTCCAATTGTTCACTGACTGACGTGAAGGATCTCTCGGGAGCATCAACAGCCTTAATGAT AGATCTCTCGCTCAATCCCCTCGTCAACATCAGCGATGCAATATTTCAAGGATTTGTCGAGTTGAATTATTT GATTTTGCCGCAGGACCTACTTTGTCTGGGAGGCAACACTTCGTGGGAAAAAGTGGAGGTCAAAGATGGAAATCGTATTTGCAAAGGGCAGATAAATATGTGCAACCAGACTGGACAGCTGT CCGTAACCTGCCCAGAGAACTCCCTCTGCGGCCGCTACGGCCCCGGATTCTTCGGGTGCAGCTGTGCGGACAACTATCATGGATACAAGTGTCTCCGCGAG GGCGAGTTCCCATCCCTCAACGTCTTTGCGTCTCTTGGAGCGGCTACTGTTGTGCTAACTTTCCTGCTGTGGATCACCCAGCGGCGGAAGGTGAAGCCACTCTGA